In a single window of the Pseudogemmatithrix spongiicola genome:
- the proS gene encoding proline--tRNA ligase: MADDKKLTTRAENFSDWYNELVLRAELADYSPVKGSMVIRPNGYGIWERMQRALDDMFKATGHENAYFPLFIPQSFLSKEAQHVEGFAPETAVVTHGGGKELEEPLVVRPTSETIIYHMFAKWTQSYRDLPILINQWANVVRWEMRTRLFLRTLEFLWQEGHTAHATHDEAEEEARKMLGVYRSFMEGWIAMPVVTGQKTESEKFAGALRTYSCEAMMQDNKALQAGTSHNLGQNFAKAFELQFQDQNGDMAFAWNTSWGVSTRMIGGLVMTHSDDNGLVTPPKLAPIEVVIVPVYKSDEERARVVEASHRVKQELTEWTGRGATDRLRVRVDDRDGIKPGAKYYEWEMRGVPLRLEIGPKDLEKQSVFSARRDTRAKAALPMAGLPETVAKLLEQIQADLLAAAKARREANSYRSVKSYDEFKQIIEGPGGFIYAGWNGDPAIEAKVKEETKATIRCIPDAEFRTPGGQARCLITGEPAKHEVVWAKAY; the protein is encoded by the coding sequence ATGGCTGACGACAAGAAGCTGACCACCCGCGCGGAGAACTTCTCCGACTGGTACAACGAACTGGTGCTGCGCGCCGAGCTGGCGGACTACTCGCCGGTGAAGGGCTCGATGGTGATCCGGCCGAACGGCTATGGCATCTGGGAGCGCATGCAGCGTGCCCTCGATGACATGTTCAAGGCGACGGGCCACGAGAACGCGTACTTCCCGCTGTTCATCCCGCAGAGCTTCCTGAGCAAGGAGGCGCAGCACGTCGAGGGCTTTGCGCCCGAGACGGCCGTGGTGACGCACGGCGGCGGCAAGGAGCTCGAGGAGCCGCTGGTCGTCCGGCCGACGTCGGAGACGATCATCTACCACATGTTCGCGAAGTGGACGCAGAGCTATCGCGACCTGCCCATCCTGATCAACCAGTGGGCGAACGTGGTGCGCTGGGAGATGCGCACGCGGTTGTTCCTGCGCACGCTGGAGTTCCTCTGGCAGGAAGGCCACACCGCGCACGCCACGCACGACGAGGCGGAGGAGGAGGCGCGCAAGATGCTCGGCGTGTACCGCTCCTTCATGGAGGGGTGGATCGCCATGCCCGTCGTGACGGGCCAGAAGACCGAGAGCGAGAAGTTCGCCGGCGCGCTGCGCACCTACTCCTGCGAAGCGATGATGCAGGATAATAAGGCGCTGCAGGCCGGCACCTCGCACAACCTCGGCCAGAACTTCGCCAAGGCCTTCGAGCTGCAGTTCCAGGACCAGAACGGCGACATGGCCTTCGCGTGGAACACCAGCTGGGGCGTGAGCACGCGCATGATCGGCGGCTTGGTGATGACGCACTCGGACGACAACGGCCTCGTGACGCCGCCCAAGCTGGCGCCGATCGAGGTCGTGATCGTGCCCGTGTACAAGAGCGACGAGGAACGTGCCCGGGTGGTCGAGGCGTCGCATCGCGTGAAGCAGGAGCTCACGGAGTGGACCGGCCGCGGCGCGACCGACCGCCTGCGCGTGCGCGTGGACGACCGTGACGGCATCAAGCCGGGCGCCAAGTACTACGAGTGGGAGATGCGCGGCGTCCCGCTGCGCCTGGAGATCGGGCCCAAGGACCTGGAGAAGCAGAGCGTGTTCTCGGCGCGTCGCGACACGCGCGCGAAGGCGGCCTTGCCGATGGCGGGCCTGCCGGAGACGGTGGCGAAGCTCCTCGAGCAGATCCAGGCCGACTTGCTCGCGGCGGCGAAGGCGCGCCGCGAGGCGAACTCGTACCGCAGCGTGAAGAGCTACGACGAGTTCAAGCAGATCATCGAGGGCCCGGGTGGCTTCATCTACGCCGGCTGGAACGGCGACCCGGCCATCGAGGCCAAGGTGAAGGAGGAGACGAAGGCGACGATCCGCTGCATTCCCGACGCGGAGTTCCGCACGCCGGGTGGGCAGGCGCGTTGCCTGATCACCGGTGAGCCGGCCAAGCACGAGGTCGTGTGGGCCAAGGCGTACTGA
- the hisS gene encoding histidine--tRNA ligase, translated as MASSSTALPGFRDFYPEELARRAHIFRAWRAVASKYAFVEYDGPPLEPLDLYTKKSGEEIVGQLYNFTDKGGREVSLRPEMTPTFARMVGAKANALRKPLRWFSIPQLFRYERAQRGRLREHFQLNVDIVGEASEVADAELLCVAVDIMRELGLTHEDVRARVSDRRLLAGVLEAMGVTAEQRPAVFAVFDKIARQPREVSAQKLADAGVSGATIERVLALASGTTFDSVQREFGEAPAAREAIARFAKYLAHCEALGIGAWVTLDLSIVRGLAYYTGVVFELFDAKGELRAICGGGRYDDLLKAIGGTDLPALGFGMGDVVLGELLTERNLWPEPQQDAVDFTIVAGNGAIDTPYASVLRLARALRDAGFSVAHGMNEERYKSQATRNQVDGARKAGSSAVVYFREDGAVEAMSLLGKLTGAATHAVDAGAALSGAAQAMQALRHWLQTQRAR; from the coding sequence ATGGCAAGCAGTTCGACAGCACTTCCCGGGTTTCGCGACTTTTACCCCGAAGAACTGGCCCGCCGAGCGCACATCTTCCGTGCCTGGCGGGCCGTCGCGTCCAAGTACGCCTTCGTGGAATACGATGGCCCACCGCTCGAGCCCCTCGACCTCTACACGAAGAAGTCGGGGGAGGAAATCGTCGGGCAGCTGTACAATTTCACGGACAAGGGTGGCCGCGAGGTCTCGCTGCGGCCGGAAATGACGCCGACGTTCGCGCGCATGGTAGGGGCCAAGGCCAATGCGCTGCGCAAGCCGTTGCGGTGGTTCTCTATCCCGCAGCTGTTCCGCTACGAGCGCGCGCAGCGTGGGCGGCTCCGCGAGCATTTCCAGTTGAACGTGGACATCGTGGGCGAGGCCAGCGAGGTCGCGGACGCGGAGTTGCTCTGCGTGGCGGTGGACATCATGCGGGAGCTGGGGCTGACGCATGAGGACGTGCGGGCACGGGTGAGTGACCGGCGACTGCTGGCGGGCGTGCTCGAGGCGATGGGCGTGACGGCCGAGCAGCGGCCCGCGGTGTTCGCGGTCTTCGACAAGATCGCGCGGCAGCCGCGCGAGGTCAGCGCGCAGAAGCTCGCCGATGCCGGGGTCTCCGGCGCGACGATTGAGCGGGTGTTGGCCTTGGCGAGCGGCACTACGTTCGATTCGGTGCAGCGGGAGTTCGGTGAGGCGCCAGCGGCGCGCGAAGCGATCGCGCGCTTTGCGAAGTACCTGGCGCACTGCGAGGCGCTGGGCATCGGCGCGTGGGTGACGCTCGATCTCTCGATCGTGCGCGGCCTCGCGTACTACACGGGCGTCGTCTTCGAACTCTTCGACGCGAAAGGCGAGCTACGCGCCATCTGCGGCGGCGGCCGCTACGACGACCTGCTCAAGGCCATCGGCGGCACGGACCTGCCGGCGCTGGGCTTCGGCATGGGCGACGTGGTGCTCGGCGAGCTGCTGACGGAGCGCAATCTCTGGCCGGAGCCGCAGCAGGATGCGGTGGATTTCACGATCGTCGCGGGGAACGGGGCGATCGATACGCCGTACGCGAGCGTGCTCCGCCTGGCGCGCGCGCTGCGCGATGCCGGGTTCTCCGTGGCCCACGGCATGAACGAAGAGCGCTACAAGTCGCAGGCGACGCGCAATCAGGTGGATGGCGCGCGCAAGGCGGGGTCGAGCGCGGTCGTGTATTTCCGCGAGGACGGGGCCGTGGAGGCGATGAGCCTGCTCGGCAAGCTGACGGGGGCCGCGACGCACGCGGTCGATGCCGGTGCGGCGCTTTCGGGCGCCGCGCAGGCGATGCAGGCGCTGCGGCACTGGTTGCAGACGCAGCGCGCGCGCTGA
- a CDS encoding bifunctional folylpolyglutamate synthase/dihydrofolate synthase, whose translation MVVHLSDAAYRAALDALFARTTGQWKLGLERVTGFLAELGDPHRALRVLHVAGTNGKGSVCAMLEAALRARGLRVGKYTSPHLVDFRERFIVDGRPVDDAAIAAWLERWTPAVERRGATFFEATTAMGFQLFVDAGVDVAVVETGLGGRLDATNVVQPMVAGVSGIGIDHTEWLGTTREAIAPEKAGIFKAGRPAVIGEPDAGIREILASEGRRHGASPIRVVADEGQATDIQVTAQGTAFDWIRPSGTLRVSTALAGRHQAQNAMTALTMLDTLPPDLWRPVEDALPALQAVRLPGRFSRHGAWIFDVAHNPDGSAVTALTLRGMAVEGPVVALVSVLGDKDWRGMLSALAEAVDHFVLTDAPTAPASRAWNSGEVLAYCASRGWRAELERDFDRALAVAPTRGATVLVTGSFHTVGDAMARLQVSPLTA comes from the coding sequence GTGGTCGTCCACCTGAGCGACGCCGCGTATCGGGCAGCGCTCGACGCGCTGTTCGCCCGCACGACCGGACAATGGAAGCTCGGCCTGGAACGGGTGACGGGCTTCCTCGCCGAGCTCGGGGACCCGCATCGCGCCCTGCGCGTGCTGCACGTGGCCGGCACCAACGGCAAGGGCAGCGTATGCGCGATGCTCGAGGCCGCGCTGCGCGCGCGCGGGCTGCGGGTGGGGAAGTACACCTCGCCGCACTTGGTGGACTTCCGCGAGCGCTTCATCGTGGATGGGCGTCCGGTCGATGACGCGGCGATCGCTGCCTGGCTCGAGCGCTGGACGCCGGCCGTCGAGCGACGCGGCGCCACGTTCTTCGAGGCGACCACGGCGATGGGCTTCCAGCTCTTCGTGGACGCCGGTGTGGACGTGGCGGTGGTGGAGACAGGGCTCGGTGGCCGACTGGACGCGACCAATGTGGTGCAGCCGATGGTCGCGGGCGTGTCGGGCATCGGGATCGACCACACCGAGTGGCTGGGCACGACGCGCGAGGCGATTGCACCCGAGAAGGCGGGCATCTTCAAGGCCGGGCGCCCCGCCGTGATTGGGGAGCCTGACGCAGGCATCCGGGAGATCCTGGCGTCTGAGGGCCGTCGACACGGCGCATCGCCAATCCGCGTCGTGGCGGACGAGGGGCAGGCGACAGACATCCAGGTGACGGCGCAGGGGACCGCCTTCGACTGGATCCGGCCCTCCGGCACGTTACGGGTCTCGACTGCGCTGGCCGGCAGGCACCAGGCGCAGAACGCGATGACGGCCCTGACGATGCTCGACACCCTGCCGCCGGACCTGTGGCGCCCCGTCGAGGACGCCCTGCCGGCGCTCCAGGCCGTACGCCTGCCCGGACGGTTCTCGCGTCACGGCGCGTGGATCTTTGATGTCGCGCACAATCCCGATGGCTCGGCCGTGACGGCCCTGACGCTGCGGGGCATGGCCGTCGAGGGCCCGGTAGTCGCGCTGGTCAGCGTCCTTGGGGACAAGGACTGGCGGGGCATGCTCTCGGCGCTGGCCGAGGCCGTGGACCACTTTGTGTTGACCGACGCGCCGACGGCGCCGGCGAGCCGCGCCTGGAATAGCGGGGAGGTCCTCGCGTACTGCGCGAGTCGCGGCTGGCGTGCCGAGCTGGAGCGGGATTTCGACCGGGCGTTGGCCGTGGCACCGACGCGCGGCGCGACCGTCCTCGTGACGGGCAGTTTTCACACCGTCGGCGACGCGATGGCGCGGTTGCAGGTGTCTCCGCTGACCGCGTAA
- the accD gene encoding acetyl-CoA carboxylase, carboxyltransferase subunit beta gives MAWFRKDKKPRPPRPQRLEIPPDAWDKCEACGHTDIREKFSRNHNVCPSCDHHRRIRAYEYASLLLDEGSLDEKDVELKSVDPLEFPEYKGRLKKALEKAGEHDAILTLGGAMDGMPVHLGVMDFAFMGGSMGSVVGEKIARLGQRSLEKKWPLILVSASGGARMQEGVLSLMQMAKSSAMLAQLAERRIPYVSILTNPTTGGVSASYAMLGDAIIAEPGAVIGFAGPRVIKQTLGQDLPEGFQTAEFLLQKGMVDRVVHRHQLKRVVGSLLRHMSGKPAALGWSST, from the coding sequence ATGGCCTGGTTCCGTAAGGACAAGAAGCCCCGCCCGCCGCGTCCGCAGCGCCTGGAGATTCCGCCAGACGCCTGGGACAAGTGCGAGGCCTGTGGGCATACCGATATCCGCGAGAAGTTCTCCCGCAACCACAACGTCTGCCCGAGCTGCGACCACCACCGGCGCATCCGGGCCTACGAGTATGCGTCGCTGCTGCTCGACGAAGGCTCGCTCGACGAGAAGGACGTCGAGCTCAAGAGCGTGGACCCGCTGGAGTTCCCCGAGTACAAGGGACGCCTGAAGAAGGCGTTGGAGAAGGCGGGTGAGCACGATGCCATCCTGACGCTGGGCGGGGCGATGGATGGCATGCCCGTGCATCTCGGCGTGATGGACTTCGCGTTCATGGGCGGCTCGATGGGCTCGGTCGTCGGCGAAAAGATCGCGCGGCTTGGGCAGCGCTCGCTGGAGAAGAAGTGGCCGCTGATCCTCGTCTCGGCGTCGGGCGGCGCGCGCATGCAGGAAGGCGTGCTCTCGCTGATGCAGATGGCGAAGAGCTCGGCGATGCTGGCGCAGTTGGCGGAGCGGCGCATCCCGTATGTGTCGATCCTCACCAACCCGACCACGGGCGGCGTGAGCGCAAGCTACGCGATGCTCGGCGATGCGATCATCGCGGAGCCCGGCGCGGTGATTGGCTTTGCCGGTCCGCGCGTCATCAAGCAGACGCTGGGCCAAGACCTGCCTGAGGGCTTCCAGACGGCAGAGTTCCTCCTGCAGAAGGGCATGGTGGACCGCGTGGTGCATCGGCACCAGCTCAAGCGCGTCGTGGGTTCGCTGCTGCGGCACATGAGCGGCAAACCTGCGGCGCTAGGGTGGTCGTCCACCTGA
- the rodA gene encoding rod shape-determining protein RodA: MRARTVPTEWPLVALALALTGFGTLMVYSAGQTDVPSFVEGLWRTQLVWAMLGISVAYVTTRTSVRFLEWASLPVYLGATALLVLLIFIGQGAGTAASTKSWLAIGGVRLGQPSELAKVAVVLMMARVLSAQREAAKGLFDLWRPALVAFVPWLLVMAQPDLGTGLVFIGIFFAMLFWSGVQWPLLVMAASPGISLVLAFGPGVWGAWFLLFLALLAWKRPTWLESSALVLANVAMGVVAPILWDKLNPYQQRRLLVFLDPSSDPRNSGYHLIQSQVAIGSGGFLGKGLTDGSQKRLAFLPEQETDFIFSVVGEELGFVGVALALGLFCVLLLRTTRIAARSGSPFASLAAFGLTAVFFTHILVNVGMTIGLMPITGIPLPFFSYGGSFMLSCWLAIGILALVSAEGRGKADGLVI, encoded by the coding sequence GTGAGGGCGCGCACCGTGCCGACGGAATGGCCGCTGGTCGCGCTCGCGCTCGCGCTGACCGGATTCGGCACGCTGATGGTCTACTCGGCGGGCCAGACCGATGTCCCGAGCTTCGTCGAAGGGTTGTGGCGCACGCAGCTCGTGTGGGCGATGCTGGGGATCTCGGTCGCGTATGTCACCACGCGGACGTCCGTGCGCTTCCTCGAGTGGGCGTCGTTGCCGGTGTATCTCGGCGCCACGGCGCTGCTCGTGCTGCTGATCTTCATCGGCCAAGGTGCTGGCACGGCGGCGAGCACCAAGAGCTGGTTGGCCATTGGTGGCGTCCGGCTCGGACAGCCATCGGAGTTAGCGAAGGTCGCGGTGGTCCTGATGATGGCGCGCGTACTCAGCGCGCAGCGCGAGGCGGCGAAGGGTCTCTTCGATCTCTGGCGTCCGGCGCTCGTCGCCTTCGTGCCCTGGCTGCTGGTAATGGCGCAGCCCGACCTGGGCACGGGCCTCGTGTTCATCGGCATCTTCTTCGCGATGCTCTTCTGGAGCGGCGTGCAGTGGCCGTTGCTCGTGATGGCAGCGAGCCCAGGCATCTCGCTTGTGCTGGCGTTCGGGCCCGGCGTGTGGGGGGCGTGGTTCCTGTTGTTCCTCGCGTTGCTGGCGTGGAAGCGCCCGACGTGGCTCGAGAGTTCGGCGCTGGTGTTGGCCAACGTGGCGATGGGCGTCGTCGCGCCGATCCTGTGGGACAAACTCAATCCGTACCAGCAGCGTCGCCTGCTGGTGTTCCTCGACCCGTCGAGCGACCCACGCAATTCGGGTTATCACCTGATCCAGTCGCAGGTGGCAATCGGCTCGGGCGGATTCCTCGGCAAAGGGCTCACGGACGGCTCGCAGAAGCGGCTTGCATTCCTGCCGGAGCAGGAGACGGACTTCATCTTCTCGGTGGTCGGCGAAGAGCTGGGGTTCGTCGGCGTGGCGCTGGCGCTCGGGTTGTTCTGCGTGCTGCTGTTGCGCACGACGCGCATCGCCGCGCGATCGGGCAGTCCCTTCGCCTCGCTGGCGGCCTTCGGGCTGACGGCGGTCTTCTTCACGCACATCCTCGTGAATGTCGGGATGACGATCGGCCTCATGCCCATCACGGGTATCCCGCTACCGTTCTTCTCGTACGGCGGCTCGTTCATGCTCTCGTGCTGGCTGGCGATCGGTATCCTGGCACTGGTCTCGGCCGAGGGCCGAGGGAAGGCCGACGGGCTGGTGATATAG